One segment of Treponema primitia ZAS-1 DNA contains the following:
- a CDS encoding flagellar biosynthetic protein FliO has translation MLFISIGLFTFNLNKVSAQTPDTIGESSVLAVEAAPLSDAPSAESLIILGDAPPGEALPAPGTPTVFVVLRMVLVLALAAAAIYGLVFFFKRLSRSPEQKNPYLKVLARAPMGAGSSVAVVSVGNKAWLVGAGDSGVSLISEITDQEMVDAMLLDDSRKGNDGGPKFLNFSALLRRLGGGAATNTRFSADDLRKRRERLKDL, from the coding sequence GTGCTTTTTATAAGCATCGGCCTCTTTACTTTTAATCTCAACAAAGTCTCCGCTCAAACGCCGGACACCATAGGGGAGTCTTCTGTCCTGGCTGTTGAAGCAGCGCCGCTTTCCGATGCGCCCAGCGCAGAAAGCCTGATTATTTTGGGGGACGCGCCCCCGGGAGAAGCGCTCCCCGCTCCGGGAACCCCTACTGTTTTTGTTGTTCTCCGCATGGTCCTGGTTCTCGCCCTGGCTGCGGCGGCTATTTATGGTTTGGTATTCTTTTTCAAGCGCCTCTCCCGTTCACCGGAGCAGAAAAACCCCTATCTCAAGGTATTAGCCAGGGCCCCCATGGGGGCGGGTAGTTCGGTGGCGGTGGTTTCCGTGGGGAATAAGGCTTGGCTGGTGGGCGCCGGAGACAGCGGCGTATCCCTTATCTCTGAAATAACGGATCAGGAGATGGTGGACGCCATGCTTCTGGACGATTCCCGTAAGGGAAATGACGGCGGCCCGAAGTTCCTGAACTTTTCGGCGCTCCTGCGCCGTCTGGGGGGGGGCGCTGCCACGAATACACGGTTCAGTGCGGACGACCTGCGTAAACGGCGGGAAAGGTTGAAGGACCTATGA
- the fliN gene encoding flagellar motor switch protein FliN codes for MSDSALSQAEIDALLNGVDSSSLSGGGNGGGNGNSAAESKALQGYLSGTVDAQSSNLSTMTGATVSLKGPELSGSDRDALIEKLPDMVTVVKADFSSGFPGEHMFLFPEDTAKAIAALMNKEENIELDEMAMSVIGEMVGTIVGTQITTLTGKTGNKSIANVAPEAANVPKATAALPAGDFQVADYQLDLGDGKAHRIWEVYGPQVAADITKALNAGPTPAAPKPAQAAPMGGMMGGGGMMGGIMGSPSNVQSVQFPNLMPQPTAQEAGNIGLIMDVFMEMTVELGRTKKLIKEILGMGEGTIIELDKLAGEPVDILVNHKLIAKGEVVVIDENFGVRVTEIVSPMERMTELS; via the coding sequence ATGAGCGATAGCGCTCTTTCGCAGGCGGAAATAGATGCACTGTTAAACGGAGTGGATTCTTCGAGTCTCAGTGGGGGCGGTAATGGCGGTGGTAATGGAAATAGCGCCGCCGAGTCCAAGGCCCTGCAGGGTTACCTCTCCGGTACTGTGGACGCACAGTCCTCCAATCTTTCCACCATGACCGGCGCAACGGTCAGCTTGAAGGGGCCTGAGCTGAGCGGCTCCGACCGGGACGCCTTGATAGAAAAGCTCCCGGATATGGTTACGGTGGTTAAAGCGGATTTCAGTTCCGGGTTTCCCGGTGAACATATGTTCCTCTTTCCCGAGGATACGGCCAAGGCTATTGCCGCCCTGATGAACAAGGAAGAGAACATCGAGTTGGACGAGATGGCCATGTCGGTGATTGGGGAAATGGTGGGTACCATTGTGGGTACCCAGATCACCACCCTGACCGGAAAGACCGGCAATAAATCTATCGCCAATGTTGCCCCCGAGGCAGCCAATGTTCCAAAGGCTACCGCGGCGCTCCCCGCAGGAGATTTCCAGGTTGCGGATTACCAGCTCGATCTGGGGGACGGAAAGGCCCACCGGATTTGGGAAGTCTACGGCCCGCAGGTGGCGGCGGATATTACCAAGGCCCTGAACGCCGGCCCCACTCCGGCGGCGCCCAAACCGGCGCAGGCGGCTCCTATGGGCGGTATGATGGGAGGAGGTGGTATGATGGGAGGTATTATGGGGTCACCCTCTAACGTTCAGTCTGTACAGTTTCCCAATCTGATGCCCCAGCCTACTGCTCAGGAAGCGGGCAATATCGGTCTTATCATGGATGTATTCATGGAGATGACCGTAGAATTGGGCCGTACCAAGAAGCTGATCAAGGAAATTTTGGGCATGGGCGAGGGTACTATCATCGAGTTGGACAAGCTTGCCGGTGAGCCGGTGGACATTCTGGTGAATCATAAGCTTATTGCAAAGGGTGAAGTGGTGGTTATTGACGAGAATTTCGGTGTCCGTGTCACAGAAATCGTCTCTCCCATGGAAAGAATGACCGAATTAAGTTAA
- a CDS encoding flagellar basal body-associated FliL family protein, whose amino-acid sequence MADGDDILDEGGEAQDSGGGGSKKAGGLGALLPNLLKFVAIGLGALIFIITVTVITFNFMNKGGPSQTVVADSSSPYIGKRPEYLYFNSIGTVRCRTKDPTSHSVVVDLAIGYDMNDKNAATELTTRLYELQDFVRNFFSSKYARDLATENEARLKQEIIEALNTRVLNSSKAKNIVFKQLDVVEL is encoded by the coding sequence ATGGCTGATGGCGACGATATATTGGACGAGGGGGGCGAAGCTCAAGACTCAGGCGGCGGCGGTTCTAAAAAAGCAGGCGGCTTAGGCGCTTTACTGCCGAATTTGCTCAAATTTGTAGCCATAGGTTTGGGCGCCCTGATTTTTATTATCACCGTAACGGTGATCACCTTTAATTTTATGAATAAGGGCGGGCCATCCCAGACCGTTGTGGCGGATTCCTCTTCCCCCTATATCGGGAAACGGCCGGAGTATCTCTATTTCAATTCCATAGGCACGGTGCGGTGCAGAACCAAGGATCCTACTTCACATTCGGTGGTGGTTGATTTGGCCATCGGTTATGATATGAACGATAAGAATGCTGCCACCGAACTAACCACTCGGCTCTACGAGCTCCAGGATTTTGTGCGGAATTTTTTTAGTTCCAAGTATGCCCGGGATCTGGCAACCGAAAACGAAGCCAGGCTGAAGCAGGAGATCATCGAGGCATTAAATACCCGGGTCCTGAATTCCTCAAAGGCAAAAAATATTGTGTTTAAACAGCTTGATGTGGTGGAGTTATGA
- the motB gene encoding flagellar motor protein MotB produces the protein MAKKKKPEAGGAGGEWIVTYSDMVTLMLCFFVALFNPDDVTPTTVEALISAFNNQGIGANSGGNTLGAGKSADLGNTIAALPAMEKGESLGTALKKAISLFNPEVKSNKVKVTHDERGLVISLASDAFFNPASARINVEQTRDILLRLGTLLVSDEVRGRKFRIEGHTDDTPVDPEGPWDSNWELSTARSISVLHYLTDIGVEERRFQVAGFAATAPVASDDTAEGRAYNRRVDVIILDDGHL, from the coding sequence GTGGCGAAAAAGAAAAAGCCCGAGGCGGGCGGTGCGGGCGGTGAGTGGATTGTAACCTATTCAGACATGGTTACCCTGATGCTCTGTTTCTTTGTCGCCCTTTTCAACCCCGATGATGTAACCCCAACCACCGTGGAAGCCCTGATTTCCGCATTCAACAACCAGGGTATCGGGGCCAATTCCGGGGGAAATACCCTGGGGGCCGGTAAAAGCGCGGATCTGGGAAATACCATCGCCGCCCTGCCGGCCATGGAAAAGGGCGAGTCCCTGGGCACGGCCTTAAAAAAAGCCATAAGCCTTTTTAACCCGGAAGTTAAATCCAACAAAGTCAAGGTTACCCATGACGAGCGGGGTCTCGTTATAAGTCTGGCTTCGGACGCCTTTTTTAACCCCGCCAGCGCACGGATCAATGTGGAACAGACCCGGGATATTCTGCTGCGTTTAGGAACCCTCCTGGTCTCGGATGAGGTAAGGGGGCGAAAATTCCGCATCGAAGGCCATACCGATGATACTCCGGTGGATCCCGAAGGTCCTTGGGACTCGAATTGGGAACTTTCTACCGCCCGGTCTATCAGTGTTCTTCACTATCTTACCGATATTGGAGTAGAGGAACGGCGTTTTCAAGTGGCTGGATTTGCCGCCACGGCCCCGGTAGCCTCGGATGATACCGCAGAAGGCAGGGCATATAACCGCCGGGTGGATGTTATCATCCTGGATGACGGCCATTTGTAG
- a CDS encoding motility protein A: protein MNISTLIGVAGCFGMVLLGIISGGTSVMTFWDLPSILIVVLGSYFGLFTFSSIADTVGIFNTIGLTFKATNFNEKALIQQLMNMSEKARREGLLALEEMLDDLDDEFIKKGLRLVVDGTDAEIVRNLMETELGQMQERHVSKIKVVNMWGTLAPGLGMLGTVIGLIGMLKNLEDKSSLGPNMAVALITTLYGSMVANLLMIPWSGKLQIMDATESKVKEMAIEGVLSIQAGDNPRILGMKLLTYLNPLDRKAVEAEVLKD, encoded by the coding sequence ATGAATATATCAACCTTAATTGGTGTTGCCGGTTGTTTTGGCATGGTTTTGCTGGGGATCATCTCCGGAGGTACATCCGTAATGACCTTCTGGGATCTCCCCTCAATCCTGATCGTCGTGCTGGGTTCCTACTTCGGCCTCTTCACATTCAGCAGTATTGCCGACACGGTTGGTATCTTCAATACTATCGGCTTGACCTTTAAGGCCACTAACTTTAACGAAAAAGCGCTTATCCAGCAATTGATGAATATGTCAGAAAAGGCCCGGCGGGAAGGACTCCTGGCGCTGGAAGAAATGCTGGACGATCTGGACGATGAATTTATCAAGAAGGGGCTGCGGCTCGTGGTGGACGGCACCGACGCAGAGATTGTGCGGAACCTTATGGAAACAGAGCTGGGCCAGATGCAGGAACGGCACGTTTCAAAAATCAAGGTTGTCAATATGTGGGGTACCCTGGCCCCCGGACTTGGTATGTTGGGCACGGTTATCGGGCTTATCGGTATGTTGAAGAACCTGGAAGATAAATCCTCCCTGGGACCGAACATGGCCGTTGCGCTTATCACCACCCTGTACGGTTCCATGGTTGCTAACCTTCTGATGATTCCCTGGTCGGGCAAATTACAGATCATGGACGCCACGGAATCCAAGGTTAAGGAAATGGCCATCGAGGGAGTCCTCTCCATCCAGGCAGGCGATAACCCCCGTATATTGGGGATGAAGCTCCTGACCTATTTGAATCCCCTGGATCGCAAAGCAGTAGAAGCGGAAGTGCTCAAAGATTAA
- a CDS encoding flagellar FlbD family protein: protein MIKVTRLNGMEYYLNPHQIESLEVRPDTTFQMLSGKIIVVKETVTEVIDRIVEYRRRIGGFKNEE, encoded by the coding sequence GTGATTAAGGTAACCCGGCTGAACGGAATGGAATACTATTTAAATCCGCATCAAATTGAGTCCCTCGAAGTTCGGCCGGATACCACCTTCCAGATGCTGTCCGGTAAAATTATTGTGGTGAAAGAAACGGTGACCGAAGTTATCGACCGGATCGTGGAGTATCGCCGGAGAATCGGCGGTTTTAAGAATGAGGAGTAG
- the flgE gene encoding flagellar hook protein FlgE, translating into MMRSLFSGVSGLQNHQTRMDVVGNNIANVNTTGFKRNRVNFQDMIYQQLQGAAKPTEDLGGVNPKEVGLGMSVASIDTIHTQGSLQTTGVGTDLAIQGTGFFVLKQGEKSFYTRAGAFGLDQEGLLVNPANGMRVQGWQARTIGGEQVLDVSRDTENLVIPVGSKDAARATTAVDFACNLDKRTPIVPNDPTPAEIAHGTWGTEMKIYDSFGLEHILRVEFLRNWGFNAEGEPLANLNNRWTATVTVDPESAQPTNTEVGMVGQVPAATNTFTVIFNNNGTLQGLEDINGAVTNGEGPVVMNVAFDVQSAAPELDGGMIRQEFALNLGTVGGLVNSITQYAESSSTKAIIQDGYTMGYLENFKIDQSGTITGVYSNGTNRTLGQVAIASFANQGGLEKGGDNVFLVSNNSGYANIGPSGIAGKGKIIAGTLEMSNVDLSEQFVDMIVTQRGFQANSRTIQTADQLLQEILTLKR; encoded by the coding sequence ATGATGCGATCATTATTTTCCGGTGTGTCGGGATTACAGAATCACCAGACCAGGATGGACGTGGTAGGTAATAACATTGCCAACGTCAACACCACCGGATTCAAACGGAACAGAGTTAATTTTCAGGATATGATATACCAGCAGCTTCAGGGGGCAGCAAAACCCACGGAAGACCTCGGCGGTGTGAACCCCAAGGAAGTTGGTCTCGGGATGTCGGTGGCCTCCATCGACACCATCCATACGCAAGGCTCCCTCCAGACCACCGGTGTGGGTACCGATTTGGCGATCCAGGGTACGGGCTTCTTCGTCCTTAAGCAGGGCGAAAAATCCTTCTACACCCGGGCGGGCGCTTTCGGCTTAGACCAGGAGGGTTTGCTGGTAAACCCCGCCAACGGTATGCGGGTTCAGGGCTGGCAGGCCCGGACCATTGGGGGTGAGCAGGTACTGGATGTTTCCCGGGACACCGAGAACCTCGTTATCCCCGTGGGGAGCAAAGATGCTGCCCGCGCCACTACGGCGGTCGACTTTGCCTGTAACTTAGACAAGCGGACCCCCATCGTTCCCAACGATCCTACCCCGGCGGAAATTGCCCACGGTACCTGGGGTACGGAAATGAAAATCTACGATTCCTTTGGCCTGGAACACATACTCCGGGTAGAATTCCTGCGTAACTGGGGCTTCAACGCAGAAGGTGAACCCCTGGCGAACCTCAACAACCGCTGGACCGCTACGGTAACGGTGGATCCGGAAAGTGCCCAGCCAACCAATACTGAAGTAGGTATGGTGGGACAAGTCCCGGCGGCGACAAACACCTTTACGGTAATCTTCAACAACAACGGTACACTCCAGGGTCTTGAGGACATCAACGGCGCCGTGACCAACGGTGAGGGCCCGGTGGTGATGAATGTGGCCTTCGATGTGCAGAGCGCGGCTCCGGAACTTGACGGCGGAATGATCCGTCAGGAATTTGCCCTGAACCTGGGCACCGTGGGGGGACTGGTAAACAGCATCACCCAGTATGCGGAGTCCAGTTCTACCAAGGCTATCATTCAGGACGGTTATACCATGGGCTACCTGGAAAACTTTAAGATCGACCAGAGCGGGACTATCACCGGGGTGTATTCCAACGGGACGAACCGCACCCTGGGGCAGGTGGCCATAGCCAGCTTTGCTAACCAGGGCGGTCTGGAAAAGGGCGGGGACAATGTCTTCCTGGTGAGCAACAACTCGGGTTACGCCAATATAGGCCCCTCGGGTATAGCGGGGAAGGGCAAGATCATTGCCGGTACCCTGGAAATGTCCAACGTGGATCTTTCAGAACAGTTCGTGGATATGATCGTTACCCAGCGCGGGTTCCAGGCTAACTCCCGGACCATCCAGACTGCGGACCAGCTCCTGCAGGAAATTTTGACTCTCAAAAGGTAA
- the flgD gene encoding flagellar hook assembly protein FlgD, giving the protein MAALEAVLSSQEKAVLSMEVDTFNKSIQKGRMPNQSLGKDDFLKILITQLSHQDPTAPMEDKEFIGQMAQFSTLEQMTGMASDFSRLANLLTGGEATSALGRSVEIVEGDRVVQGTVRAVARGAVPEVLVNGAYYQWDQVTRVFEE; this is encoded by the coding sequence ATGGCAGCGCTTGAAGCGGTTCTTAGCTCTCAGGAAAAGGCAGTCCTTAGCATGGAAGTGGACACCTTCAACAAATCGATACAGAAGGGCAGGATGCCCAACCAGAGCCTGGGTAAGGATGATTTTTTAAAAATACTCATCACCCAGTTGAGCCATCAGGACCCTACCGCCCCTATGGAGGACAAGGAATTCATCGGGCAGATGGCCCAGTTCTCTACCCTGGAACAGATGACCGGCATGGCCAGCGATTTTTCCCGGCTGGCGAATCTTCTTACCGGCGGTGAAGCCACCTCCGCCCTGGGGCGTTCGGTGGAAATTGTCGAGGGAGACCGGGTTGTCCAGGGAACGGTACGGGCAGTTGCCCGGGGAGCCGTACCCGAGGTATTGGTAAACGGCGCCTACTATCAGTGGGATCAGGTTACCAGAGTATTTGAGGAATAG
- a CDS encoding flagellar hook-length control protein FliK, translating into MVKIRLEMAENKITGHIIVESNEALRAFEKEIHSLEQAFRDSGFDGASLDMALAGDGGQNSGQGQWNREAATPFFSSHVVSSSYDAMAETMDPLSMEAGFNGFESPGMSRVNVLV; encoded by the coding sequence ATGGTAAAGATACGCCTTGAAATGGCCGAAAACAAGATCACAGGGCATATCATTGTTGAAAGCAATGAGGCCCTCCGGGCGTTTGAGAAGGAAATCCACTCCCTGGAGCAGGCTTTCCGGGATTCCGGCTTTGACGGGGCCAGTCTTGATATGGCCCTTGCGGGAGACGGCGGCCAAAATAGCGGCCAGGGGCAGTGGAACAGAGAGGCGGCAACCCCGTTTTTCTCTTCCCATGTTGTTTCGTCCAGTTATGACGCCATGGCGGAAACCATGGACCCCCTTAGCATGGAGGCCGGATTCAATGGCTTTGAAAGCCCGGGCATGTCCCGGGTCAATGTGTTGGTGTAG
- a CDS encoding periplasmic-type flagellar collar protein FlbB, with translation MGRVLGRVFLLLLLIAILAGGGLVWFDYLNVIDAKAVLAPVYRLIGLQPRSQAETGEDEFLSLDAERLAIRLEALELRNMEMEQKEQELVSRQDQIEQMAQDLEERQKALDERENSFNAMVEDADIRSRNVEQNARYLNGMPPERAVGIITNMNDQDAIDVLRKTEEIAQAEGSASIVSYWLSLMPPERAAELQRKMAGRPSLRD, from the coding sequence ATGGGGAGAGTTTTAGGCAGGGTTTTTCTTTTATTGCTGCTCATCGCCATTTTAGCCGGCGGCGGTCTGGTATGGTTTGATTACCTCAATGTTATCGACGCCAAGGCGGTTTTGGCCCCGGTGTATCGCCTTATCGGCCTGCAGCCCCGCTCTCAGGCGGAAACCGGGGAGGATGAGTTCCTTTCCCTGGACGCGGAACGGCTGGCCATACGGCTGGAGGCCCTGGAACTCCGTAATATGGAGATGGAACAGAAGGAACAGGAACTGGTTTCCCGGCAGGATCAAATAGAGCAGATGGCCCAGGACCTGGAGGAACGGCAAAAAGCTTTGGATGAACGGGAGAATTCCTTCAATGCCATGGTGGAAGACGCCGACATTAGATCCAGGAACGTTGAGCAGAATGCGCGTTATTTGAATGGTATGCCTCCGGAGCGAGCGGTGGGCATAATAACCAACATGAACGATCAGGATGCCATCGACGTACTCCGGAAGACCGAAGAGATTGCCCAGGCTGAAGGAAGCGCTTCCATCGTATCCTACTGGCTGTCACTCATGCCCCCCGAACGGGCGGCGGAGCTGCAGCGTAAGATGGCGGGGAGACCCTCCCTCAGAGACTAG
- a CDS encoding SDR family oxidoreductase, with the protein MKVLFIGGTGTISTAISRQLLEQGHELYLLNRGTRNDVFSKAVKEIRGDINNEADIVGKIKDHQFDVVADFIAFTAAHAERDYRLFKGKTKQYLCFSSASAYQKPLQNYLINESTPLANPYWQYSRDKIALEDFLIKKNREEGYPITIVRPSHTYDERSIPLGVHGKNGSWQVAKRILDGKPVIIHGDGTSLWTMTHNSDFARGFIGLMGNAHAIGEAVGITSDETVTWNQVYAAIAAALDRPLKAVHVSSEFLAAVSDYDLTGGLIGDKANSVVFDNTKLKRLVPGFTATVRFDQGIRKTIENVLAHKELQIEDPEFDAWCDRVIAALEKATAEVRG; encoded by the coding sequence ATGAAAGTATTATTTATCGGCGGGACCGGGACCATCAGTACGGCCATTTCCCGGCAGCTTCTGGAACAGGGCCATGAACTGTATCTGCTTAATCGGGGAACCCGCAACGATGTGTTCTCCAAGGCGGTGAAGGAGATACGCGGGGATATCAACAACGAGGCGGATATCGTCGGAAAAATTAAGGACCACCAATTTGACGTGGTGGCGGATTTTATCGCCTTTACCGCCGCCCATGCGGAGCGGGATTACCGGCTCTTTAAGGGCAAAACCAAGCAATACCTGTGTTTCAGCTCCGCATCGGCCTACCAGAAGCCCCTGCAAAACTACCTAATCAACGAGAGTACCCCACTGGCAAATCCCTACTGGCAGTATTCCCGGGATAAAATCGCCCTTGAAGATTTTCTCATCAAAAAAAACCGGGAAGAGGGCTACCCCATCACGATAGTTCGTCCCAGCCATACCTACGATGAACGGAGCATACCCCTGGGGGTCCACGGCAAAAACGGAAGCTGGCAGGTAGCAAAGCGTATCCTGGACGGGAAGCCGGTAATTATCCACGGCGACGGGACGAGCCTCTGGACCATGACCCACAATAGCGACTTCGCCCGGGGCTTTATCGGCCTCATGGGCAACGCCCACGCCATTGGGGAGGCCGTTGGGATTACCTCCGACGAAACAGTAACCTGGAACCAGGTATACGCCGCCATCGCCGCCGCCTTGGATCGGCCTCTCAAGGCAGTCCACGTGTCCAGCGAATTCCTCGCCGCGGTGAGCGATTATGACCTTACCGGAGGGCTCATCGGTGATAAGGCAAACTCCGTGGTCTTCGACAATACCAAACTTAAACGGCTGGTTCCCGGCTTTACCGCCACAGTCCGCTTTGATCAGGGTATTCGGAAGACCATCGAAAATGTGCTGGCCCATAAGGAATTGCAGATAGAGGACCCGGAATTCGATGCGTGGTGCGATAGGGTTATTGCGGCCCTGGAAAAAGCAACAGCGGAAGTACGGGGATAG
- a CDS encoding extracellular solute-binding protein — MKIMVKMYYFVGLIFVMTLVFSGCAKDDADRNDPATLRVLNYFDTTLPGSAEEAARVWDAFEEANPHITIVREDLYGESYHDRIAACIEERQFPDIIFAWPSGRSASLHTGKILKDLSPLAARDKLGTVFSPAALDGGAQAAGYLGILPRSLTSTHAFYVNTTVLADAGLTAAKTYDELKAQVPILRSKGYETIILGNQDGWVMQECLFSLIAGRFCGEAWEQAILSGKAKFTDSDFTAALEFIQSLYTDKVIARTTLLIDYGDVVTQFAENKAAYLIDGDWRARAFIPLERQEDILVTLFPEISGVRFNDSSSVIPGAGWGISANIRNKSPEERAAWRLIQWLSGRETQTRLLSTGEIGIPSRIDIDESALDLEPLQKEVAKFAREYKTGTAVIDRVFPEAVYSSINDGLQEIAMGTKNPGDVSFTAQNALDAWRAKQ, encoded by the coding sequence ATGAAAATTATGGTAAAAATGTACTATTTTGTGGGGCTAATTTTTGTGATGACCTTGGTGTTTTCCGGATGTGCCAAGGATGATGCAGACAGAAATGACCCGGCAACGCTCCGGGTACTAAACTATTTTGATACGACCCTGCCCGGCAGCGCCGAAGAAGCGGCCCGGGTTTGGGATGCCTTTGAGGAGGCGAATCCCCATATTACCATAGTCCGGGAGGATCTGTATGGCGAATCCTACCACGATAGAATAGCAGCCTGTATTGAGGAGCGGCAGTTTCCGGACATTATCTTTGCCTGGCCTTCGGGGCGGTCTGCGTCTCTCCATACCGGGAAAATTCTGAAGGATCTTTCGCCATTGGCGGCCAGGGATAAGCTCGGGACGGTCTTTTCCCCCGCAGCTCTGGACGGGGGCGCCCAGGCCGCAGGATACTTGGGTATATTGCCCAGGTCTCTTACTTCCACCCATGCCTTCTATGTGAATACCACGGTACTTGCCGATGCGGGGCTTACGGCGGCGAAGACCTATGATGAGCTCAAAGCCCAGGTTCCCATACTTAGGTCAAAGGGCTATGAAACCATCATCCTGGGCAACCAGGACGGCTGGGTAATGCAGGAATGCCTGTTCTCCCTCATTGCCGGGCGTTTCTGCGGTGAAGCTTGGGAACAGGCGATACTTTCCGGCAAGGCGAAATTTACCGACAGCGACTTTACGGCGGCCCTTGAATTTATCCAATCCCTCTATACTGATAAGGTTATAGCCAGAACTACCCTGCTCATTGATTACGGGGATGTTGTTACCCAGTTTGCCGAAAACAAAGCCGCCTACCTTATCGATGGCGATTGGCGCGCCCGGGCTTTTATCCCCCTTGAGCGGCAGGAGGATATTCTGGTTACCCTGTTCCCGGAGATTAGCGGGGTTAGGTTTAACGATTCCAGCTCCGTGATACCCGGGGCAGGTTGGGGTATCAGCGCGAATATACGCAATAAATCCCCGGAGGAACGGGCTGCTTGGCGCCTTATACAGTGGCTTTCCGGCAGGGAAACACAGACCCGGCTTCTGAGCACGGGGGAAATAGGCATACCGAGCCGGATTGATATCGACGAAAGCGCCCTGGACCTGGAACCTCTACAGAAAGAGGTGGCTAAGTTCGCCCGGGAGTATAAAACAGGTACTGCGGTGATCGACCGGGTTTTTCCGGAAGCGGTGTACAGCTCCATCAACGATGGATTGCAGGAAATAGCCATGGGGACCAAAAACCCCGGGGATGTAAGCTTTACGGCCCAGAATGCCCTTGACGCGTGGAGGGCAAAACAATAA